The Terriglobia bacterium genome segment CAACCAAACCACTCGTCGGAGGCGGCCCGCCGGCTCCGGTTGTGGACTTCACAGGGTTGCATGGAGTTTACGAAATCCATCTGGACCTGAAACCCGAAGCTACAGGAGACATGTTCACGAGCTGGCAGCGGTTTTTGCAGGACCGTTGCGGCCTGCGGTTAGAAAATCGCAAATCCCCGGTACCGGTCCTCGTCGTCGACAGCGCCGCACGAACTCCAACCCCCAACTGATCTCATTGCCGGTGTGGTGCTCTTGGCAGTGGCCATACCATTTGTGACGGTCGAAATATTGGTGGACAATGAAACTGTGTCCATCAAAACTCACCATCTTCGCTATCGATATTATGAAACATTCTGGAAACGCCATTCCCTGGGGCTCGTCGTCCTTACGGTCCTTGCCCTGTTATTGGCGCTTTATAACAGCTCGGATCCTAAATCACATGCAGGATCCTTTTTCGGGAATGCGATAGCCGACTGGTCGGGAGTTCTCGTCACCGTCCTTGCCACGAAGTGGTTTTTCGAAAAGGGATCAGCCGAAAGCCGGCAGCCGCGTCCCAAGCACCGGAATGCAATCCTCGAAAAGCTGCACGAACATTCCCTGACGATTTTTCTGGCACTGACGGGGCTTGGCTGGGTGCTGCTTTTTGTCCGCTTCGATCCGGATAGCAAATGGGGAACCGTCGTCAGCAACCTGGTTTCGGAATGGTCACAGCAAGCGGGGTTGGTAATTCTAACGAAGCATCTGTTTGAGTGGCGATCGAAGGAAAGTGATCACTAGCCTGCCCGGGTATAGCGAGATGTGTACTGCAGGCAGCAGGACCGCGGACCGCTGCTTGCATCTACCCTGGTATGAAGCTCCACCATTCTCTGCTGGCTTGCTGGACTGTCTTTGCTCTGAGCGCGACCATGGCGGACGCCGCGGAAACGCATTCTGTGACCGGAGTGGTGATTACCTCCGATGGAACGCCAATCTCCGCATTTGCCGTTGCTGTAAGAGAGTCGACCCGTGCACCGGGACTGATGTTGCGGAAGCACTTCACACATGGTGAATTCCGGATTGACGGACTGAAGTCCGGCCACTACGAACTTTATATTTCGTCTCCGCTTTATGTGCCTCTGCGGATGGACCTTACGCTCACATCCGGAGTTCAGGATTCGGACGGTCGCATTGCCATACTTCATGCCTACCGGAATGAGGGTCCGTCGATTCCGGTATACACGGTGTCCGCAAAGCGCCTACAACAGAGAATCCCCGCTGCAGCCAGAAATGCCTATTTGAAAGCGGCCCAATACCATCACGATGGTCAACTTGTACAGGCGTTGATCGAATACGGCGCCGCCATCCGGATGTATCCGGAATATGTGGAGGCGCTGACGGACCTGGGAGCCATCCTGGTTCTCTGCAACAGTCCCGATGCGGCGATGCCTTTCCTGAACCGTGCGCATCATATCGACGATGGCGATCCGATCATCAACATCAATATCGCCATTGCCAAGGTCGAGCAAGCCGACTACGAAGCCGCGATGAAACTTTTACGCAAGGTGATTGAGGACAACCCGCGCCTGGGCTTTGCTCAATATTACGTGGCGAGAATTCAATTCATCCAGGGGCGCTATGGTGAAGCGGCGCGGAGTGCAGCGGAAGCAGTGGCTGCAGATCCCGATCTGCTCGAGGGCTGGATTCTTCTGATGCAAGCGAACGAGGAATTGAAAAATCGCGCCGCCGTTCGCGCCGCCCTGACGCATCTGCGCGACGCCGTGAACGACAAGGGCATCTCAGGCTTTTTCGATGATCAGATCAAGCTATGGGCTGAGGCGCATACCTGAAGCGGCGGCCCGCAGGGCGCAACGCTAAACACCCCGTCTGCGCCGAATGTCCTCTTCGAATGTCCGATGTCATGCCGCCCGTTTTTCGATTGCGACGCGCACCGCGCCCTTTTCGGGAACCACATCCCGCCCGTGAAAACGGGACCAGGCGCGCGCGAATTCGGCTCCGAACAGCAAAATCAGGGATGACGTGTACAGCCACAAGAGGATGATCGCAAGGGAGCCGGCTGCCCCGAAGCTGGTCGCAACGGAACTGTGAGCCAGATACACACTCATACCGTACTTGCTTAAGGTGAGGAGGGTGGCTGTCAATACCGCGCTGGCGCCAACATCCTGCCAGGCAATCCTGGCATCGGGCAGCACTCGAAAGATCGCACCGACGAGAACCGTAAGCGCGATCCAGGCGAGCAGCATTTGCCAGAATTCTGAGAAAGGAAACGAAGTTGCCAGCCCGATCGTCGACAGGACGGTGCGGAGAGCCATCAAAGCGATAAGGATAATTCCTATGCCGACGACCATCAGGAACGAGATCAGCCGTTTGACGGCAAAAGCCCGCCAGGAATTCCCCGGCTCCACCTCCCAGGCCTGATTCAAGGCAAATTGAAACTCGGCAAAAGCGGATGTGCTGGAAACAATGATCACTGCAATCCCGATCAGATCCGCAAGCAGGCCGTGGCCGCCGGGCTGCGACGCGTTCTGCAGCATCGTTTCGATCTGCTGCGCAACGGCGCTCCCGGCGACCGACTGGATCCGGTTGTGGATTTCACCGACTGCGGCCTGATTGCCGACGATCCATCCCGCGATATGGACGACAATGAGCAGAATCCACGGCAATGAGAAGACCGTGTAGTAAGAGATGGCCGCAGAAAACGTCCAGCATCGATCCTCGGAGAAGGAGTCCATCGCCGAAGCCAGCATTGTCGCGAATCGCTTCACATAAAATTGCAGTGCAGGCCGTATTCCACTCGCCGATGTCAGCCGGATCGTTCGTTTTCGCCTCCTGCTTCAGCCAGTTGCGGACATTCGCCAGATGCTCCCGTTCCTCGTTGAGAGCCTGCTCGAACGGTTGAATCAGGTGGTCGCGCTTTTGTTTCGATCAACATTTCCCAGCTGTCATTGCCCACAAGCTCGGCAGTCAGCAGGGCTTCGAGGGATTGTGCGATCGTGGTCCTGGGTCCGTTATGACCTTGGGGACGCCGCCGGTGATTACAACGGTTAACGGCCACGACGTTTAAGGGTAGGTAGATTGTGGATGATTTTGCCGCATTTCTGTTCAGCGATCCGGAGGTCATACAGAATCTGCAGGTTCAACCAAAATTCCGGGCTGGTTACATTACACCGGCTCGGTTCGGGATCAGCGT includes the following:
- a CDS encoding tetratricopeptide repeat protein; translation: MKLHHSLLACWTVFALSATMADAAETHSVTGVVITSDGTPISAFAVAVRESTRAPGLMLRKHFTHGEFRIDGLKSGHYELYISSPLYVPLRMDLTLTSGVQDSDGRIAILHAYRNEGPSIPVYTVSAKRLQQRIPAAARNAYLKAAQYHHDGQLVQALIEYGAAIRMYPEYVEALTDLGAILVLCNSPDAAMPFLNRAHHIDDGDPIININIAIAKVEQADYEAAMKLLRKVIEDNPRLGFAQYYVARIQFIQGRYGEAARSAAEAVAADPDLLEGWILLMQANEELKNRAAVRAALTHLRDAVNDKGISGFFDDQIKLWAEAHT
- a CDS encoding YihY/virulence factor BrkB family protein, with the translated sequence MKRFATMLASAMDSFSEDRCWTFSAAISYYTVFSLPWILLIVVHIAGWIVGNQAAVGEIHNRIQSVAGSAVAQQIETMLQNASQPGGHGLLADLIGIAVIIVSSTSAFAEFQFALNQAWEVEPGNSWRAFAVKRLISFLMVVGIGIILIALMALRTVLSTIGLATSFPFSEFWQMLLAWIALTVLVGAIFRVLPDARIAWQDVGASAVLTATLLTLSKYGMSVYLAHSSVATSFGAAGSLAIILLWLYTSSLILLFGAEFARAWSRFHGRDVVPEKGAVRVAIEKRAA